Proteins encoded within one genomic window of Methanobrevibacter arboriphilus JCM 13429 = DSM 1125:
- a CDS encoding L-threonylcarbamoyladenylate synthase encodes MKIVEMDQNNPDLDLIDEAIEVLSSGGVVLYPTDTVYGLGANIFNEKAVEKVYNIKNRDYFKPLSVCVSSIDEILLIADVGNHKTHEILTNNLPGPFTFIFYKKEPIPNYATKNHKVGIRIPENIISRKLTQNFPITTTSANLSGKKTLNNPKDIINQLNEGIDFVIDVGCLKQSEPSTIVDLTRKEPKILRKGSGILKSF; translated from the coding sequence ATGAAAATAGTTGAAATGGATCAAAATAATCCTGATTTAGATTTAATTGATGAAGCTATCGAAGTTTTAAGCTCTGGGGGAGTTGTGCTTTATCCTACTGATACTGTTTATGGATTGGGTGCTAATATTTTCAATGAAAAAGCTGTTGAAAAGGTTTATAACATTAAAAATAGGGATTATTTTAAACCATTATCTGTTTGTGTTTCTTCTATTGATGAAATATTGTTAATAGCTGATGTAGGTAATCATAAAACTCATGAAATTCTTACTAACAATTTGCCTGGTCCTTTTACTTTTATTTTTTATAAAAAAGAACCAATTCCTAATTATGCTACTAAAAATCATAAAGTAGGAATTAGAATTCCTGAAAATATTATTTCTAGAAAATTAACACAGAATTTTCCTATTACTACTACTAGTGCAAATTTATCTGGAAAAAAAACATTAAATAATCCAAAAGACATCATTAATCAGCTAAATGAGGGTATTGATTTTGTAATTGATGTAGGTTGTTTAAAACAATCTGAACCTTCAACCATTGTAGACTTAACTAGAAAAGAACCAAAGATATTAAGGAAAGGTTCAGGTATTCTTAAGTCCTTTTAA
- the pgsA gene encoding archaetidylinositol phosphate synthase: MLERFRPLLKKILEPFAKRININPNILTLISPLIAIISAIFFGTGNLLMGGIFILISGVFDVFDGAIARYHNKTSDFGAFLDSTMDRFSDAIIIIGIIWGGYTPWLLGILAIHSAITVSYVRARAEAKGIECNVGIAERATRLIILMVGAFIAWIFGSIFMNWTIIILIILSYITVAQRIYHVWKKTSYERIGL, encoded by the coding sequence ATGTTAGAAAGATTTAGACCACTATTAAAAAAAATCCTTGAACCTTTTGCTAAAAGAATAAATATAAATCCAAATATATTAACACTAATATCCCCTTTAATTGCCATTATATCTGCAATATTCTTTGGAACTGGAAATTTATTAATGGGGGGAATTTTTATCCTTATAAGTGGAGTTTTTGATGTTTTTGATGGAGCAATAGCTAGATATCATAATAAAACATCTGATTTCGGAGCTTTTCTTGATTCTACAATGGATAGATTCTCAGATGCTATAATAATCATCGGGATAATTTGGGGAGGTTATACCCCATGGTTGCTTGGAATTTTAGCTATTCATTCAGCAATTACAGTTAGCTATGTTAGAGCAAGGGCTGAAGCAAAAGGAATTGAATGTAATGTAGGAATAGCTGAAAGAGCTACTAGACTCATTATTTTAATGGTAGGTGCATTTATTGCATGGATATTCGGAAGTATCTTTATGAACTGGACTATTATAATACTTATCATACTCTCGTATATAACTGTAGCTCAAAGAATATATCATGTTTGGAAAAAAACAAGTTATGAGAGAATAGGACTATAA
- a CDS encoding DUF357 domain-containing protein encodes MDCNERILIDIEKLDESFEKIESIKLSQEEKEIIERAENYKEDCKYYLEKGDEITSFGCITYAHGLVDAILLNHHIN; translated from the coding sequence ATGGATTGTAATGAGAGAATTTTAATTGATATTGAAAAACTTGATGAAAGTTTTGAAAAAATAGAATCCATAAAATTAAGCCAAGAGGAAAAAGAGATAATAGAAAGGGCAGAAAACTATAAAGAAGATTGCAAATATTACCTTGAAAAAGGAGATGAAATAACATCATTTGGGTGTATAACCTATGCACATGGATTAGTTGATGCAATACTTCTCAATCACCATATAAATTAA
- a CDS encoding DUF357 domain-containing protein, whose protein sequence is MINHLEWKEKILKDIDKLEANLKEIEGISFSKKEKEAISRAKDYREDCKYYLEKEDEITSFECISYSHGLIDTLRIIHEFI, encoded by the coding sequence ATGATAAACCATCTTGAATGGAAAGAAAAAATATTAAAGGATATTGATAAATTAGAAGCTAATCTTAAAGAAATTGAAGGTATTAGTTTTTCTAAAAAAGAAAAAGAAGCAATTTCAAGAGCAAAAGATTATAGAGAAGATTGCAAATATTACCTTGAAAAAGAAGATGAGATAACATCCTTTGAATGTATTAGCTACAGTCATGGTTTAATTGATACTTTAAGAATTATCCATGAATTTATTTAA